The following coding sequences are from one Saccharomyces cerevisiae S288C chromosome X, complete sequence window:
- a CDS encoding uncharacterized protein (hypothetical protein; YJL043W is a non-essential gene), whose product MFVDYSGLERYTDINASFGKLVNTYCCFQRCEAISEQLEILKSLVPKCHDIVALTDEDFASGRTAGLTQKLFAMAMTLHQITDCIDLLQKCNTIIPIEIANPASFESGAATAPLRQSYARLLDDWSHYMGPSTVKHTGCTNRPKWRFPWQQSRTIIIPMLFIGETAMSTRDLRSVLHDCEIRHASEMPLQLLWTSSPELVYATPHVDDYDIWSRYGSDYNMQIEDEDEASKGRQRKCVVQLEALLGALPTTDPLFQW is encoded by the coding sequence ATGTTTGTTGATTATTCCGGACTGGAGCGTTACACGGATATAAATGCATCTTTTGGTAAGTTGGTCAACACTTACTGCTGTTTTCAGCGCTGTGAAGCCATCAGCGAACAATTGGAGATTCTGAAAAGTCTAGTACCAAAGTGCCACGACATTGTGGCACTTACTGACGAAGACTTTGCTAGTGGCCGTACTGCCGGACTGACGCAGAAATTGTTTGCTATGGCGATGACCCTACACCAGATCACCGACTGTATCGACCTCCTGCAGAAATGCAACACCATAATACCCATCGAGATCGCCAACCCGGCTAGCTTTGAAAGCGGCGCCGCGACGGCGCCGCTACGTCAAAGCTATGCTAGGCTCTTGGATGACTGGTCCCACTACATGGGCCCATCAACGGTAAAACACACAGGCTGTACCAACCGACCCAAGTGGAGATTTCCCTGGCAACAGTCACGGACTATCATCATCCCCATGCTGTTTATTGGCGAAACTGCAATGAGCACCAGGGACCTAAGGTCTGTGCTGCATGATTGTGAGATCAGGCACGCGAGCGAAATGCCGCTGCAGCTACTTTGGACGTCGTCACCGGAGTTGGTGTACGCCACACCGCATGTTGACGACTACGACATTTGGTCGCGCTACGGGTCTGATTACAACATGCAGATAGAGGACGAAGACGAAGCATCAAAAGGGCGACAGCGCAAGTGTGTGGTGCAGTTGGAGGCACTGTTGGGTGCGCTACCTACTACGGACCCGTTGTTCCAATGGTAG
- the GYP6 gene encoding GTPase-activating protein GYP6 (GTPase-activating protein (GAP) for yeast Rab family member Ypt6p; involved in vesicle mediated protein transport): MKDVLQWAIDHYETRDQLVQKGIWKGELYHDSIFKENSRGWLWKALLLCDENNNCLLTDNFKGLDLNQFGLVPVPMLADGDNYDENHNANVPKRVLHSNVSSSVGIRRLTPVEAVEKHPLSDDNDKTKGSLSKGSDEKPLTLRETLEIIDLDLSRIMLDDIFQEPKVHAQMRQLLYNYLLIHQSEHLQYKQGFHEILSVIYLQLYHGTDLDNTDLQNVLIIFNKLMNQIEPIFYNEENLINWDKRVFTKIFRICLPDLFSKVFYQPPKTGSGKKKNVDHLIHSNLIWLIRWTRLLFLRELPLKYVLIVWDHVLTFNYPLDIFIACTIITLLLSIYDELHELVSQGDYEHTNNNDEFVELILHFKKIFEKEDASKDDEKFLDLCKVTGNLCELWYGKNYDDMRLICDTFINAKFGIKTSDVLSMETAKLTIDPNRQSLENKLRERVRQTILKNKKKISQ, from the coding sequence ATGAAGGATGTCTTACAATGGGCGATTGACCACTACGAGACAAGAGACCAACTGGTGCAGAAGGGAATTTGGAAAGGTGAACTCTACCATGACTCTatctttaaagaaaatagtagAGGCTGGCTCTGGAAAGCTTTGCTTCTGTGTgatgaaaacaacaacTGCTTGTTAACTGATAACTTTAAAGGTTTGGACCTTAACCAGTTCGGCTTGGTGCCAGTGCCTATGCTGGCAGATGGCGACAACTATGACGAAAATCATAATGCAAATGTACCTAAAAGGGTCTTGCACTCGAACGTTTCCTCCTCAGTGGGAATCAGGAGGCTGACTCCCGTCGAGGCTGTTGAAAAACATCCCTTGtctgatgacaatgacAAAACTAAAGGTTCTTTGTCCAAGGGAAGTGATGAAAAGCCGTTGACACTGAGGGAAACTCTGGAAATTATAGATTTGGACCTCTCAAGGATAATGCTTGACGATATATTTCAGGAACCCAAGGTTCATGCTCAAATGAGACAACTTTTGTACAATTACCTGCTTATACATCAAAGCGAACACCTACAGTATAAACAAGGGTTCCACGAAATATTAAGCGTCATTTATCTGCAATTATATCACGGTACAGATCTCGATAATACCGATTTGCAAAACGTTCTGATTATCTTTAACAAGCTAATGAACCAAATCGAACCGATTTTTTATaacgaagaaaatttgattaACTGGGATAAGAGAGTATTCACGAAAATCTTTAGGATTTGTTTGCCAGACTTGTTTTCAAAGGTTTTTTACCAACCACCAAAAACGGGCAGcgggaagaaaaaaaacgtAGACCATCTGATTCACTCCAACCTAATCTGGCTCATCCGATGGACAAggttgttatttttaagagAATTACCCTTAAAATATGTGCTAATCGTTTGGGACCACGTCCTGACGTTCAATTATCCCTTGGATATTTTCATTGCATGCACTATCATCACCCTTTTGTTATCCATTTACGATGAGCTTCACGAACTAGTGAGCCAAGGTGACTATGAACATACGAATAATAACGATGAATTTGTTGAATTGATTTTGcatttcaagaaaatttttgaaaaggaagatgCCAgtaaagatgatgaaaagtTTTTAGACCTGTGTAAGGTCACTGGAAATTTATGTGAATTGTggtatggaaaaaattACGACGATATGAGATTGATTTGCGACACTTTTATAAATGCGAAGTTCGGCATAAAGACTAGTGATGTTTTAAGTATGGAAACAGCAAAGTTGACTATTGATCCTAATAGACAATCACTCGAAAACAAACTGAGGGAGAGGGTAAGGCAaacaattttgaagaacaaaaagaaaataagccaataa